The sequence AGAATCACAATTCTCAAAATCGTTATTCGATTCGTACGAAAAGTATGCATTTACTCCTGTCGCTTCGCGCCGATTTAACCATGCGGAGTTGATGACGCATCTTGACTCCTTAACAAAATCGCTCGGTGGTTTAATGACAATGGAGCAGATCGGAAGTTCTGCGGAACATCGTTCGATCAACTTGTTGACTCTTGGTACAGGAAAAACAAAAGTATTTATGTGGTCGCAGATGCATGGTGATGAACCGACAGCGACGATGGGACTGCTTGATCTGTTAAACTATATCTCGTTGAATAGAAATTCTGCAGAAGTAAAGAAAATCCTTTCAGAAACAACCTTGCTGATTATTCCAATGCTCAATCCGGATGGTGCCGAACGATTTCAACGGCGAACATCACAGGGAATTGACATGAATCGGGATGCGCTTCGATTGCAGACTCCCGAAGCAAAAATTTTAAAAGAGACGCGGGATAAATACAATCCCGAAATCGGATTTAATCTGCACGATCAAGATCCGAGATATTCCGTCGGTGACAAAGGGACTGTCGCTGTCATTTCGCTTCTGGCGCCTGCATACAATGTGGAAAAAGAGGACAACGCCGTTCGGACACGTGCAAAAAAAGTGGCATCAGCATTAACACTCGTGCTTCAACAATTTGTTCCGAATAATCTCGCAAAATATGATGAT is a genomic window of Bacteroidota bacterium containing:
- a CDS encoding M14 metallopeptidase family protein; this encodes MKIFIVLSVFVMTTHLAESQFSKSLFDSYEKYAFTPVASRRFNHAELMTHLDSLTKSLGGLMTMEQIGSSAEHRSINLLTLGTGKTKVFMWSQMHGDEPTATMGLLDLLNYISLNRNSAEVKKILSETTLLIIPMLNPDGAERFQRRTSQGIDMNRDALRLQTPEAKILKETRDKYNPEIGFNLHDQDPRYSVGDKGTVAVISLLAPAYNVEKEDNAVRTRAKKVASALTLVLQQFVPNNLAKYDDTFEPRAFGDNIQKWGTSVILIESGGWKNDPEKMFIRKLNCVGLLATFHSIATKAYEKAGILPYENIPMNTKNLFDLIIEKVTVTFSDGRPPLVADIAINMEEIRDSHGTWWKGRVVDIGDLSVFSAHDTWNGNGKTIDGTTVEMNDIVNLEELTKKLK